One region of uncultured Methanolobus sp. genomic DNA includes:
- a CDS encoding type IV pilin N-terminal domain-containing protein: protein MASEMIGEVLKLAMVVTLAAVLSLGIYAMLPEERPPYIEIEMSFNQSNDSVIDITHVGGDPIRTNDVHIEISNASNIFDKKDYKLTELTNESFWKFPDTLYLSASTASSTNMTDVKITVIHQRAIIAIGEVKRV from the coding sequence ATGGCTTCGGAAATGATTGGTGAAGTGCTTAAACTTGCAATGGTAGTAACGCTTGCAGCTGTGTTATCACTTGGTATTTATGCTATGTTGCCGGAAGAACGCCCTCCTTACATTGAAATAGAAATGAGTTTCAACCAGAGTAATGATAGTGTCATTGATATCACTCATGTTGGCGGAGACCCAATCAGAACTAACGATGTCCATATTGAGATTAGTAATGCTTCTAATATATTTGATAAAAAGGATTACAAATTAACCGAGCTTACAAACGAAAGTTTCTGGAAATTCCCGGATACGTTGTATCTTAGTGCGAGTACTGCTTCAAGTACGAATATGACTGATGTAAAAATTACGGTAATCCACCAGAGAGCAATAATCGCTATAGGTGAGGTCAAAAGAGTATGA
- a CDS encoding type II secretion system F family protein, whose protein sequence is MYSPVINLGFVRQYARKRSDKYYHLIHNLRAARMDIHYSTYVEQGFLYAVQTYVVVLVSLYLMQFLSVIPGFGILRTYENIIFSGITYILLPIISAYIVYWSYLQYPRFIAYSRATKIDVLLPHASSFCYGMTKGGTPIYETFRELAQNPHIYGEIATEALYIVRDVELLGNDLVKAVKNTARTTPSKTFHDFLENLVPMIQGGSNIHQYFAVKTEQYFLHAKKTQEMFIKTLEIISEVYVVAFVAVPIFLMITLVTIGLLNLSQTSYLFHALYLGLPMGSIALIVLIDSISPKEELGIHYVNRETQRKSHSTEEEEEIDEENYESNLKNYNNKKLRRKIIGKLKNPLAPVLQKPSYAFIFSVPLMSLPFLLMSDDLNKQIVLSVIIAILPVSLAHEYKMRRLAKLDRAVPDFLRRLAEVNEMGIPINHAISLLLRSDVGLLSGEVKRVWLDMEWGGEMKDALSRFENRIGTPALRRAVTLLVKATEVSDDTRDVLLIAAEDTENMLKLRDDRFHTGFIYLATVYIAFGTFMYVCYSFSTQFIPSMSGLGGDGMLNVDQITSTMFNTCGILGFFSGLILGEMAHGNLFSGLKHSVIFLALTFVCFTMLMNY, encoded by the coding sequence ATGTATAGTCCGGTTATAAATTTAGGATTTGTCAGGCAATATGCCAGAAAACGTTCTGATAAATATTATCATCTGATACATAATCTCAGGGCTGCAAGGATGGATATCCACTACTCTACGTATGTTGAACAGGGATTTCTATATGCCGTCCAGACCTATGTGGTTGTGCTCGTATCTTTGTACTTAATGCAGTTTTTGTCAGTCATACCGGGATTTGGAATACTCCGTACATATGAGAATATAATTTTCTCAGGTATCACATATATCCTCCTGCCGATAATTTCAGCCTACATCGTTTACTGGTCATATCTGCAATATCCGCGTTTTATCGCTTATTCACGTGCAACTAAAATAGACGTATTACTTCCTCATGCTTCCTCTTTCTGTTATGGGATGACAAAAGGCGGGACACCTATATATGAAACTTTCAGGGAACTTGCACAAAATCCTCACATATACGGTGAGATTGCCACTGAAGCACTTTATATAGTGAGGGACGTAGAACTGCTGGGAAATGATCTTGTTAAAGCCGTGAAGAATACTGCACGGACCACGCCATCCAAAACATTCCATGATTTTCTTGAGAATCTTGTTCCCATGATACAGGGAGGAAGTAATATTCATCAGTATTTTGCGGTCAAGACTGAACAATATTTTCTACATGCAAAAAAAACCCAGGAAATGTTTATCAAAACACTGGAAATAATCTCTGAAGTTTACGTTGTCGCATTTGTTGCTGTCCCTATATTTTTGATGATTACACTTGTGACTATTGGCCTCCTTAATCTCAGCCAGACCTCTTACCTGTTCCATGCACTCTATCTGGGACTTCCAATGGGTTCGATTGCATTAATAGTGCTGATTGATTCCATTTCCCCTAAGGAAGAGCTTGGTATTCACTATGTGAACAGGGAAACCCAGAGAAAATCACACTCTACGGAAGAAGAAGAAGAAATAGATGAAGAGAATTATGAATCAAACCTTAAGAACTATAACAATAAAAAATTAAGAAGAAAGATAATCGGTAAATTAAAAAATCCCCTGGCTCCAGTACTTCAAAAACCATCGTACGCATTTATTTTCAGTGTCCCACTGATGTCCCTCCCATTTTTGCTGATGTCAGACGACCTGAACAAACAGATTGTCCTGTCTGTGATCATTGCAATTCTTCCTGTTTCACTTGCCCATGAATACAAGATGAGAAGACTGGCAAAACTGGATAGGGCTGTGCCTGATTTTCTCAGGAGACTTGCGGAAGTCAATGAAATGGGTATCCCGATAAACCATGCTATCAGCCTCCTTTTGAGGTCCGATGTCGGATTGTTGTCAGGTGAAGTAAAGAGGGTCTGGCTTGACATGGAATGGGGCGGTGAAATGAAAGATGCCCTGTCGCGTTTTGAGAACAGGATAGGTACGCCCGCTCTCAGAAGAGCAGTAACTCTTCTAGTAAAAGCTACTGAAGTAAGTGATGATACCAGGGATGTGCTTCTGATAGCTGCTGAAGATACGGAGAACATGCTGAAACTCAGGGATGACCGGTTCCATACAGGATTCATTTACCTTGCAACTGTGTACATTGCTTTTGGGACGTTCATGTATGTCTGTTATTCCTTTTCAACGCAGTTCATACCATCCATGTCAGGTCTTGGAGGGGATGGTATGCTTAATGTTGACCAGATAACCTCAACGATGTTTAACACATGCGGGATACTGGGCTTCTTCTCAGGTTTGATACTTGGGGAAATGGCACACGGTAACCTTTTTTCAGGTCTTAAGCATTCTGTAATATTTCTTGCACTTACCTTTGTCTGCTTTACAATGCTTATGAATTACTAG
- a CDS encoding type II/IV secretion system ATPase subunit, whose amino-acid sequence MKAIINKFNSSVMQIISSAHIPEKPQVLKGISSRISGNNGDLLLESETTDNLVSFLPPPHMEEIERYWVDEPYCFISILLDRQKRNVYYYLIEPKLNKFEKTLLEEFNNVMGDRLTILNAEDGNELDSVDRYKLLRENAKHTLTEYFDLQARTFEKIYYYLKRDFIDFGPISAIMKDSNIEDVWCNGVNIPIFVYHKTYGNIKTNVVFSNDEELDHFVTLIAQQSARHLSRSTPILDTVMRDGSRINITYGHDISPKGSSFSIRRQKKVPLTPLDLIALNTFSSEMMSYFWFCMEHGKSILFCGGTATGKTSSLNAICLFIPTSVRIVTLEDTPEINLPHKNWISTITREGLAVNKIGTIDLEDLLRASLRQRPEYLLVGEVRGRESQTLFQAMNAGHATCSTFHAGTPREVINRFTNPPINVPPAMFSALDIISMQSNIYENSIEKRKASHISEVTSVTDSIELQDTFLWDPLTDSFEFKGSKVLLDIGNKMGWTKEKIDKELSRRTMFLDLMLERGMRDYNQFIQSINAYVKDPEKVMELLASGEQ is encoded by the coding sequence ATGAAGGCAATCATTAATAAATTCAACAGTTCAGTAATGCAAATAATCTCATCAGCTCACATACCGGAAAAGCCACAGGTACTGAAAGGTATCTCAAGCCGCATATCAGGAAACAACGGTGATTTACTGCTTGAATCCGAAACTACAGATAATCTTGTTTCATTCCTGCCTCCGCCACACATGGAGGAAATCGAGCGCTACTGGGTAGATGAGCCATATTGTTTCATCTCTATATTATTAGACAGGCAAAAGAGAAACGTATATTATTATTTAATAGAACCAAAACTGAACAAATTCGAAAAAACATTGCTTGAAGAATTCAATAATGTTATGGGTGACAGGCTCACTATTTTGAATGCAGAGGACGGAAATGAGCTTGATTCTGTTGACAGGTATAAGCTGTTGCGGGAAAACGCAAAGCATACACTTACAGAATACTTCGATCTCCAGGCAAGGACCTTTGAAAAGATCTACTACTACCTGAAACGTGACTTCATTGATTTCGGACCTATAAGTGCGATCATGAAAGATTCCAACATTGAAGACGTATGGTGCAATGGTGTGAACATACCGATATTTGTTTATCATAAAACCTATGGAAATATAAAGACCAATGTTGTATTTTCAAATGACGAGGAACTTGATCATTTCGTCACGCTCATAGCGCAGCAGAGCGCCCGTCATCTTTCAAGATCAACACCCATACTGGATACAGTCATGCGTGACGGATCCCGTATTAATATTACTTATGGTCACGATATTAGTCCCAAAGGCAGTTCATTCAGTATACGCCGGCAGAAGAAAGTACCGCTGACACCTCTTGATCTCATTGCATTGAATACCTTCTCATCTGAAATGATGTCTTATTTCTGGTTCTGTATGGAACATGGGAAAAGCATTCTTTTCTGTGGAGGCACTGCTACTGGAAAAACCTCGTCTTTAAACGCGATCTGTCTTTTTATTCCCACAAGTGTCAGGATCGTTACTCTAGAAGATACACCGGAGATTAACCTTCCTCATAAGAACTGGATATCAACAATAACCAGAGAGGGTCTAGCCGTAAACAAGATTGGTACCATTGACCTTGAAGACCTTTTAAGGGCATCATTAAGGCAAAGACCTGAATACCTTCTTGTAGGAGAAGTAAGGGGACGTGAATCCCAGACGCTTTTCCAGGCAATGAATGCAGGACATGCAACATGTTCCACTTTCCATGCCGGAACGCCGCGGGAAGTAATTAACAGGTTTACCAATCCTCCTATAAATGTGCCGCCTGCCATGTTCAGTGCATTGGACATCATCTCCATGCAGTCCAATATATATGAAAATAGTATTGAAAAAAGAAAAGCTTCACATATTTCAGAAGTTACTAGCGTAACAGATAGCATCGAGCTGCAGGATACTTTTTTATGGGACCCTCTTACAGATTCATTTGAATTCAAGGGCTCAAAGGTACTCCTGGATATCGGGAATAAAATGGGATGGACCAAAGAAAAAATAGATAAAGAACTTAGCCGGAGAACAATGTTCCTTGATCTTATGCTTGAAAGAGGTATGAGGGACTATAACCAGTTCATCCAGTCGATAAACGCTTACGTCAAGGACCCTGAAAAAGTAATGGAACTTCTGGCTTCAGGTGAACAATGA
- a CDS encoding type IV pilin N-terminal domain-containing protein gives MKADRKSMQSENAVSPVIGVMLMIVVTVILAAAVSSFAGSVENQDDPTHATFDVSCSASDKLIVIKHMGGDVIYKEDIKIMISHGLPKMTGFLPKENLTFYPVDQSPRSAAEEKTALQPGQMATYSFIEWQNSSYSAGKKGYLFGHQVVMVGETFEFALVDVNTENNIFVTNVVMEP, from the coding sequence ATGAAGGCTGATAGAAAAAGTATGCAATCAGAAAATGCCGTAAGTCCTGTAATAGGTGTGATGCTGATGATAGTGGTTACTGTTATTCTGGCAGCGGCGGTTAGTTCTTTTGCAGGTAGCGTGGAAAACCAGGATGATCCGACACATGCAACTTTTGATGTTTCATGTTCCGCTTCAGATAAACTGATAGTTATCAAGCACATGGGTGGTGATGTAATATACAAAGAAGATATCAAAATTATGATATCTCATGGTCTGCCTAAAATGACAGGATTCCTTCCTAAGGAAAACCTCACTTTCTATCCTGTAGACCAGTCTCCCAGGAGTGCTGCAGAGGAAAAGACTGCACTACAGCCCGGGCAAATGGCAACATACAGTTTTATTGAATGGCAAAATTCATCTTACAGTGCAGGTAAAAAAGGTTACCTGTTTGGACATCAGGTAGTTATGGTTGGTGAAACATTTGAGTTTGCATTGGTTGATGTGAATACCGAAAACAATATTTTTGTCACAAATGTTGTAATGGAACCCTGA
- a CDS encoding type IV pilin N-terminal domain-containing protein, whose product MKKSNLLTKNSSAASPVIGVMLMVVVTVILAAAVSAYSTGMLKGSEVAPKASFDVEMRKDVASIYGNASYISITMVTGDKIPSKDLKIVTINPNAEGEYKTREILPNVNNTKTRSFTGVSPFWNLGNFPKPGQFFGEYLLEPGMTVIADEYANYEPNVDWDPDSGEYITPPDPDNVRMTAMQAMFADWGDDPLDPSDDTLHPGDVFTIKIIHTPTNQVIFTKDVVVSS is encoded by the coding sequence ATGAAAAAATCAAATTTATTGACTAAAAATTCATCAGCTGCATCACCTGTAATAGGTGTAATGCTAATGGTCGTTGTTACTGTTATCCTTGCAGCTGCTGTCAGTGCGTACAGTACAGGAATGCTGAAAGGTTCAGAAGTTGCTCCAAAAGCTAGTTTTGATGTAGAGATGAGAAAAGACGTTGCTTCAATTTATGGTAATGCGAGTTATATTTCCATCACAATGGTAACCGGAGATAAAATACCTTCAAAGGATTTGAAAATTGTAACTATAAATCCAAATGCAGAAGGTGAATATAAGACAAGGGAAATCTTGCCTAATGTAAATAATACAAAAACCAGATCATTTACCGGAGTATCTCCTTTCTGGAATTTAGGAAATTTCCCGAAACCAGGTCAGTTTTTCGGAGAATATCTCTTAGAGCCAGGAATGACCGTAATTGCAGATGAATACGCCAATTATGAACCTAATGTAGATTGGGATCCTGATTCAGGTGAATATATCACGCCACCAGACCCGGATAACGTAAGAATGACTGCTATGCAGGCAATGTTTGCAGATTGGGGGGATGATCCTTTAGATCCTTCAGATGACACGTTGCATCCCGGGGATGTTTTTACAATAAAAATAATTCACACTCCGACTAATCAGGTGATTTTCACAAAAGATGTGGTGGTGTCCTCATGA
- a CDS encoding type IV pilin N-terminal domain-containing protein has protein sequence MKKRCRIFSNAEAVSPVIGVMLMIVVTIILAAAVSSYANSMQSQERAPQVTFITEASVQDGCVILEHLGGDTIDKRDIRVEIESGYPSTSGYVDADKISFSSSSSYLNPGDEAKVNFTYTSPDDYITFDGDEIYQEVEIGEPFTVTVIDTNSGQTIHASKITLSP, from the coding sequence TTGAAAAAACGATGTAGAATATTTTCAAATGCAGAAGCTGTTTCGCCTGTAATTGGAGTGATGCTGATGATAGTTGTCACAATAATCCTTGCAGCGGCTGTCAGTTCTTATGCTAACAGTATGCAATCCCAGGAAAGAGCGCCTCAGGTGACATTTATAACGGAAGCATCGGTTCAGGACGGATGTGTTATTCTTGAACACCTGGGCGGTGACACAATTGATAAAAGAGACATACGGGTAGAGATTGAATCCGGGTATCCTTCTACTTCCGGCTATGTAGACGCAGATAAAATATCATTCTCTTCCAGTAGTAGTTACCTGAATCCGGGAGATGAGGCAAAAGTGAATTTTACATATACATCGCCGGATGACTACATAACTTTTGATGGGGATGAAATATACCAGGAAGTGGAGATTGGTGAACCATTCACGGTAACCGTCATTGACACAAATTCAGGCCAGACTATCCATGCCAGCAAAATCACATTATCGCCATGA
- a CDS encoding type IV pilin N-terminal domain-containing protein, which yields MKLRNTVINNNKAASPVIGVMLMVVVTVILAAAVSSYAGGLAGVTKTAPTATFEVQIKKGVDIGGENISFMKIKEITGDSIDTRDLKIITTYAVDNSKFSMTEVYPNSSNTYLINGGTPTIPSVSPYWSNPAMGDFGTDEEVNFGNYVLKPGVVMIAEGNEDDVPKDDACGIEAVIADWQNVSSGDFITVTLVHIPSGNSIFDSDVEVL from the coding sequence ATGAAACTACGAAACACGGTTATTAACAATAATAAGGCTGCATCCCCCGTCATTGGTGTTATGTTGATGGTGGTGGTCACGGTGATTCTGGCGGCAGCTGTGAGTTCATATGCCGGTGGACTTGCAGGTGTCACAAAAACAGCACCTACTGCAACATTTGAAGTACAGATAAAAAAAGGTGTGGACATAGGCGGTGAGAATATCTCTTTTATGAAAATTAAAGAGATAACCGGAGATTCTATTGATACAAGGGATCTCAAGATTATCACCACTTATGCTGTTGACAACAGCAAGTTCAGTATGACAGAAGTCTATCCGAACTCATCAAATACATATTTGATTAATGGTGGCACTCCAACAATACCCAGTGTTTCTCCTTACTGGAGTAATCCTGCGATGGGTGATTTTGGTACGGATGAGGAAGTTAATTTCGGAAACTATGTCCTCAAGCCGGGAGTAGTAATGATTGCTGAAGGCAATGAAGATGATGTTCCCAAAGATGATGCCTGCGGAATAGAAGCTGTTATAGCAGACTGGCAAAATGTCAGTTCAGGTGATTTCATCACTGTTACTCTTGTACACATACCAAGTGGCAATTCCATCTTTGATTCTGATGTAGAGGTGTTATGA
- a CDS encoding PKD domain-containing protein: MNSKNPKRIFSILMITFFLLSMLAMPAMAAGEYTASRTLSDDEVCAGDTVRVTVVLTANQYLPAPAIEENIPSGWEVTEVSDTGTFKYETMEWVWSGSLKAGKNKTVIYDLTVPEDAEAGTYPISGVASAYGVDDVIIAGDNQITVIDVAAGFTSNVTSGDAPLTVKFTDTSTSAISWQWDFDGDGNVDSTEQNPEYTYTEAGVYTVALRVSDGDGSDTETKTDYITVSLDAGFSASVTSGTAPLTVTFTDTTNGAVSWEWDFDGDGDVDSTEQNPVHTYTSSGDYTVKLTAYGNGNSDSVTKSDYISVKSGSSSTTLEADFTANVTSGQAPLSVKFTDLSTASGTTITSWKWDFDNDGTIDSTERNPVYIYTENGTYTVKLVVSDGSDSTSLTETGYITVGAEGGGGDYDSYEATAVSLSATIIPAISIEVTPGALNFGTLSAGEQSSEHTLHIKNKGATDTKVTAQVTDVAKGLYEDGLALNSGTWDGYSNVVDSETTESVQVSLDVPDDFIGIGSMEGKLVFWAEVS; this comes from the coding sequence ATGAATTCTAAAAACCCAAAAAGAATTTTTTCAATTCTTATGATTACGTTCTTTTTGCTGAGTATGCTTGCGATGCCTGCCATGGCTGCAGGAGAATATACGGCTAGCAGGACGCTATCAGATGATGAAGTATGTGCAGGTGATACGGTAAGAGTTACAGTTGTATTGACTGCTAATCAATATCTACCTGCTCCGGCAATCGAAGAGAATATTCCATCTGGCTGGGAAGTGACTGAAGTATCGGATACTGGTACATTTAAGTATGAAACAATGGAATGGGTATGGTCAGGATCCCTGAAAGCGGGTAAGAACAAAACAGTAATATATGATCTCACTGTGCCAGAGGATGCTGAAGCTGGGACTTATCCGATATCAGGTGTTGCTTCTGCATATGGAGTTGATGATGTTATCATAGCTGGGGACAATCAAATCACAGTTATTGATGTGGCTGCTGGTTTCACATCAAATGTTACATCAGGTGACGCGCCCCTGACAGTAAAATTTACAGACACTTCAACTTCTGCGATATCCTGGCAATGGGATTTTGATGGAGATGGAAATGTTGATTCCACTGAACAGAATCCTGAATATACATATACAGAAGCTGGTGTGTACACAGTAGCACTAAGGGTATCAGATGGAGACGGCAGCGATACTGAAACAAAAACAGACTACATTACGGTATCATTAGATGCTGGTTTTTCTGCAAGTGTCACTTCCGGAACTGCACCTTTAACAGTAACGTTCACAGATACTACCAACGGTGCAGTGTCCTGGGAATGGGATTTTGATGGAGATGGAGATGTTGATTCCACTGAACAGAATCCGGTCCATACATATACCAGTTCAGGAGATTATACAGTCAAACTGACAGCTTATGGTAACGGTAATAGTGACTCTGTAACAAAAAGCGATTATATCTCTGTTAAAAGTGGCAGTAGTTCTACTACATTAGAAGCAGATTTTACAGCGAATGTTACTTCAGGTCAGGCGCCACTTTCAGTTAAATTTACTGATCTTTCTACTGCATCCGGGACTACTATCACTTCATGGAAATGGGACTTTGATAACGATGGAACAATAGATTCGACAGAAAGAAATCCTGTTTACATCTACACTGAAAATGGTACGTATACGGTAAAACTGGTTGTATCTGATGGCAGCGACAGCACTTCGTTAACAGAAACAGGTTACATTACTGTTGGTGCTGAAGGGGGCGGTGGCGATTATGATTCTTATGAAGCCACTGCTGTTTCCCTTAGTGCAACTATCATTCCTGCCATCTCAATTGAAGTCACTCCGGGTGCACTGAATTTCGGTACCTTATCTGCTGGTGAACAGAGTAGTGAACATACGCTTCACATCAAGAACAAGGGTGCTACGGATACTAAAGTAACAGCACAGGTGACAGATGTTGCAAAAGGTCTTTATGAAGACGGACTGGCGCTTAACTCCGGGACATGGGATGGATATTCAAACGTTGTTGACTCTGAAACAACAGAGTCCGTACAGGTTTCTCTGGATGTTCCGGATGATTTCATAGGCATTGGTTCTATGGAAGGTAAGCTTGTTTTCTGGGCTGAAGTAAGTTAA
- a CDS encoding PQQ-binding-like beta-propeller repeat protein has product MFIILSLTIVPSGATVLQAYNDSTLSEALLEARENDVIYLNPGSYTVAVSFSKKGLSVVGKNANEVIFDLSGSNLKMSAENCSLKGVTIVNSPKGVEVKSTGCEISKCKFEGLTYSTGIYIKEDNTLFQNNIVSNCTGTYFAVYGLGDECTYHGNTFINNNCAGLSLYTNSDNSVVYNNVFQQNKYGIYIWSSGSGNEIYLNDFIDNEEHIIAKNPPSIEWNSPEFITYTYNDKSFSSYLGNYWDDSGSDVNDDGIIDSAYTVPSGAGTDSYPLASTFETYIDASEPVDLVVDSLYTKSLVANQPNRIRVNISNIGETDADSFKVVLYYDDESLGEEVIPYLPAGSSTQASFTLLPPSGDISLKAVVDIEDNVEETLESNNEMSATIVSESVDIDEDWFQFHKDEQHTGYYPGDAPNDSTLLWVSDDINAIGSSSPVVAEGTVFVNCGDSVMSSSGDDDSSVTGLDMYTGETIGTFGRGCTAWGSWASPCYYEGNVYCARSDSVNGGDLIVNGKRYVGDYAGYRYHCTYEENGTPIWTKSVNGLAMGTPAYSDGMVYLTCCKFETSGDVYCVDAETGETIWHMSTPTGHDASGTASVYNDILYFTTYNWIGNGDIYAVDKYDGTVLWRKTIQRTDSCPAVAYGNVYVCGGCPDYSKLQSYCFNAVTGEEIWSTTASYYGGIGGWTGSPVVADGKCYVGEMDPSMYNYTAIYAFDAYTGDTVWSSSGGGASPAISESILYTVGKDGKVYAYGSLSGSRAEFTSNVSSGDVPLSVSFTDVSVGNITGWQWDFDNDGVIDSTEQNPVHVYEYAGEYTVSLKITTDEGTDTEVKDAYIDVATHDDWNIWDDSTSENGVNITTDELQEAIHYWLDNISTTESGEVVTTDRLQELIHEWLEG; this is encoded by the coding sequence ATGTTTATTATTTTATCACTCACTATTGTCCCGTCGGGTGCTACGGTATTGCAGGCTTACAATGATTCCACTCTTTCGGAAGCATTGTTGGAGGCACGTGAAAACGACGTAATTTATCTTAACCCCGGCAGTTACACCGTTGCGGTGTCTTTCAGCAAAAAAGGTTTATCAGTTGTAGGAAAAAATGCTAATGAAGTTATTTTCGATCTTTCGGGTTCGAACTTAAAAATGAGTGCTGAAAATTGCTCCCTTAAAGGTGTGACTATAGTCAACAGTCCTAAGGGTGTCGAAGTTAAATCCACTGGTTGTGAAATTAGCAAATGCAAATTTGAGGGACTTACATACAGTACAGGTATTTATATCAAGGAAGACAACACTCTTTTCCAAAATAACATTGTATCTAATTGTACCGGAACTTATTTTGCAGTTTATGGGTTGGGTGATGAGTGTACCTATCATGGAAATACTTTTATAAATAATAATTGTGCCGGTCTCTCACTTTATACAAACAGTGATAATAGTGTCGTATACAATAATGTTTTCCAGCAGAACAAATACGGTATATATATATGGAGTTCAGGTAGCGGGAATGAAATATATCTGAATGACTTCATAGATAATGAAGAACATATTATAGCAAAGAACCCGCCTTCCATAGAATGGAACTCTCCTGAATTTATAACTTATACTTACAATGATAAATCTTTTTCAAGCTATCTGGGCAATTATTGGGATGACAGCGGATCAGATGTAAATGACGATGGCATAATTGACAGTGCATATACTGTTCCCTCCGGAGCAGGAACTGATTCATACCCTCTGGCAAGTACGTTTGAGACTTACATTGACGCCTCAGAACCAGTGGACTTGGTAGTGGATTCATTATACACCAAATCACTGGTAGCTAACCAGCCAAACAGAATAAGAGTAAATATTTCAAACATCGGTGAAACAGATGCGGATTCTTTTAAAGTGGTTCTTTATTATGATGATGAATCTCTTGGAGAAGAAGTAATACCATATCTCCCTGCAGGCAGCAGTACTCAGGCTTCATTCACATTGCTGCCTCCATCAGGAGATATCAGTTTGAAAGCTGTCGTTGATATTGAGGACAATGTAGAGGAAACTCTGGAGTCTAACAATGAAATGTCAGCAACAATTGTTTCTGAAAGTGTTGATATTGATGAAGACTGGTTCCAGTTCCATAAAGACGAGCAACATACAGGTTACTATCCTGGTGATGCTCCGAATGACTCAACTCTTCTGTGGGTAAGCGATGATATCAATGCAATTGGAAGTTCTTCCCCGGTGGTTGCAGAAGGCACGGTTTTTGTTAACTGTGGTGATTCTGTCATGTCATCTTCAGGGGATGATGATTCTTCTGTAACAGGTCTTGATATGTATACTGGGGAGACAATAGGTACATTCGGAAGAGGGTGCACAGCATGGGGTTCGTGGGCTTCTCCTTGCTACTATGAAGGAAATGTCTATTGTGCAAGATCGGATTCCGTAAATGGAGGAGATCTGATTGTAAACGGTAAAAGATATGTGGGCGATTATGCCGGTTATCGTTATCATTGTACATATGAAGAAAACGGAACACCGATCTGGACTAAATCTGTAAACGGTCTTGCAATGGGTACCCCGGCTTATTCTGATGGAATGGTATATCTTACCTGTTGTAAATTTGAAACCTCAGGTGACGTTTACTGCGTAGATGCCGAAACCGGGGAGACTATCTGGCATATGAGCACTCCCACAGGACACGATGCATCCGGAACTGCAAGTGTTTACAATGATATCCTGTATTTCACAACCTATAACTGGATCGGCAACGGGGACATTTATGCTGTTGATAAATATGATGGGACAGTCCTTTGGAGAAAGACAATACAAAGGACGGATTCATGTCCTGCGGTTGCATACGGGAATGTCTATGTTTGTGGTGGTTGTCCCGACTATAGTAAACTTCAATCATATTGTTTTAATGCTGTAACAGGTGAAGAGATCTGGAGTACGACTGCAAGTTACTATGGTGGTATCGGTGGCTGGACAGGTTCTCCTGTAGTAGCCGATGGCAAGTGTTATGTGGGGGAAATGGATCCCTCCATGTATAATTATACTGCTATTTATGCCTTTGATGCATATACCGGGGATACTGTATGGAGTTCTTCAGGTGGGGGTGCCAGTCCTGCAATTTCCGAAAGTATTCTGTATACGGTTGGAAAAGATGGCAAGGTGTATGCTTATGGTTCACTCTCTGGTTCACGTGCAGAATTCACAAGTAACGTTTCTTCAGGAGACGTACCCCTATCCGTATCTTTCACAGATGTGTCAGTAGGTAATATCACCGGATGGCAGTGGGATTTTGATAATGATGGGGTTATTGACTCTACTGAGCAAAATCCGGTTCATGTGTATGAATATGCCGGAGAATATACTGTCTCTTTAAAAATAACTACTGATGAAGGAACTGATACTGAGGTAAAAGATGCTTATATCGATGTTGCAACTCATGATGACTGGAATATCTGGGATGATTCCACTTCAGAAAACGGGGTTAACATAACTACTGATGAACTTCAGGAAGCTATTCACTATTGGCTAGATAATATTTCAACAACAGAATCCGGAGAAGTAGTAACAACTGACCGATTACAAGAACTTATTCATGAGTGGCTAGAAGGCTAA